A genome region from Arthrobacter agilis includes the following:
- the msrA gene encoding peptide-methionine (S)-S-oxide reductase MsrA, giving the protein MKTFVLGGGCFWCLDALYQKTRGVTEVVSGYTGGHTRHPDYDSVCSGTTGHAEVVAVTFDETVIPEDVVLDMFFVSHDPTTLNRQGYDVGTQYRSVMYYQDAEQQTLFEDATRRNQENWKNPIVTEVSRLPQFHVAEDWHQNYYAKHPEQGYCQVIINPKLSKARKYYAQWLAA; this is encoded by the coding sequence ATGAAGACTTTCGTGCTCGGTGGGGGCTGTTTCTGGTGCCTCGATGCCCTTTACCAGAAGACCCGTGGCGTGACCGAGGTGGTGTCCGGCTACACGGGCGGCCATACCCGGCACCCTGACTACGACTCCGTCTGCTCCGGCACGACCGGACACGCCGAGGTCGTCGCGGTGACCTTCGACGAGACCGTCATCCCCGAGGACGTCGTCCTGGACATGTTCTTCGTGTCCCACGACCCCACCACGCTGAACCGGCAGGGCTACGACGTCGGCACCCAGTACCGCAGCGTCATGTACTACCAGGACGCCGAGCAGCAGACACTGTTCGAGGACGCGACCCGCCGCAACCAGGAGAACTGGAAGAACCCCATCGTCACCGAGGTCAGCCGGCTCCCGCAGTTCCACGTGGCGGAGGACTGGCACCAGAACTACTACGCCAAGCACCCCGAGCAGGGATACTGCCAGGTGATCATCAACCCGAAGCTGTCCAAGGCGCGGAAGTATTACGCCCAGTGGCTCGCCGCCTAG
- the cysK gene encoding cysteine synthase A yields the protein MAKIYDDVTQLVGRTPLVRLNRLTEGLDAQVAVKLEFYNPANSVKDRIGVAIIDAAERAGALRPGGTIVEGTSGNTGIALAMVGAARGYRVILTMPETMSTERRVMLRAYGAEIVLTPGSEGMRGAVERAKDIVATTENAIWAQQFANAANPAIHRTTTAEEVWEDTDGEVDIFVAGVGTGGTITGVGQVLKERKPGVRIVAVEPADSPILNGGAPGPHKIQGLGANFIPENLDREAYDEVMDATVEDSVRVARALGTQEGILGGISSGAIVWAALELAKRPENAGKLIVAVVCDFGERYISTVLFDDIRG from the coding sequence ATGGCAAAGATCTACGACGACGTCACCCAGCTCGTGGGACGGACCCCCCTCGTCCGGCTGAACCGCCTGACCGAGGGACTGGACGCCCAGGTCGCCGTGAAGCTCGAGTTCTACAACCCCGCCAACAGCGTGAAGGACCGCATCGGCGTGGCCATCATCGACGCGGCGGAGCGGGCCGGCGCCCTCCGGCCCGGTGGGACGATCGTCGAGGGGACGTCCGGGAACACCGGGATCGCGCTGGCGATGGTCGGTGCGGCGCGCGGCTACCGGGTCATCCTGACCATGCCCGAGACCATGTCCACGGAGCGGCGCGTGATGCTGCGCGCCTACGGTGCCGAGATCGTGCTGACGCCCGGTTCGGAGGGCATGCGGGGTGCCGTCGAGCGGGCGAAGGACATCGTCGCGACGACGGAGAACGCCATCTGGGCCCAGCAGTTCGCGAACGCGGCGAACCCCGCGATCCACCGGACCACCACGGCGGAGGAGGTCTGGGAGGACACGGACGGCGAGGTCGACATCTTCGTGGCGGGCGTCGGCACCGGCGGCACCATCACCGGCGTCGGACAGGTCCTCAAGGAGCGCAAGCCCGGCGTGCGGATCGTCGCCGTCGAGCCGGCGGACTCCCCCATCCTCAACGGCGGCGCCCCCGGCCCCCACAAGATCCAGGGCCTCGGGGCGAACTTCATCCCCGAGAACCTCGACCGCGAGGCGTACGACGAGGTGATGGACGCCACGGTCGAGGACTCGGTCCGCGTGGCCCGGGCCCTCGGCACCCAGGAGGGCATCCTCGGCGGCATCTCGTCGGGAGCGATCGTCTGGGCGGCCCTCGAGCTCGCGAAGCGTCCCGAGAACGCCGGTAAACTCATCGTGGCGGTCGTCTGCGACTTCGGCGAGCGCTACATCTCCACGGTCCTCTTCGACGACATCCGCGGCTGA
- the rlmN gene encoding 23S rRNA (adenine(2503)-C(2))-methyltransferase RlmN: MSDVTVTPAPAPTAAARPQVRPEVEGSQPIVSSDGRPLLQFKSPRVSQPPVHLADLTLAERQDRLKELGHQGFRAKQLSTHYFTHYTTDPAAMSDLPKAGREELVSAMFPPLLTEVKRLTTDNGDTIKFLWRLFDGALVESVLMRYPGRVTLCVSSQAGCGMNCPFCATGQAGLTRNMSTAEIVDQVVAANRALAEGALGDLRTDGGHDADRVTNIVFMGMGEPLANYKRVMAALHRFVDDSPEGLGMSARNITVSTVGLVPAINKLAAESLPVTFALSLHAPDDELRDELIPVNTRWKVDEALDAAYNYYRTTGRRVSIEYALIKDMNDHAWRADLLAKKLNQRGRGWVHVNPIPLNPTPGSIWTASEKSVSTEFINRLRAAGIPTTLRDTRGKEIDGACGQLAAGE; the protein is encoded by the coding sequence ATGTCCGACGTTACGGTAACCCCCGCCCCCGCCCCCACCGCTGCCGCGCGACCCCAGGTCCGGCCCGAAGTGGAGGGCTCGCAGCCGATCGTCTCCAGCGACGGCAGGCCCCTGCTGCAGTTCAAGTCACCCCGGGTGAGCCAGCCGCCGGTCCACCTGGCGGACCTCACGCTCGCCGAACGCCAGGACCGCCTGAAGGAGCTGGGCCACCAGGGCTTCCGCGCGAAGCAGCTGTCCACGCACTACTTCACGCACTACACCACCGACCCGGCGGCGATGAGCGACCTCCCGAAGGCGGGACGCGAGGAGCTGGTCTCGGCCATGTTCCCGCCGCTGCTCACCGAGGTGAAGCGCCTGACGACGGACAACGGCGACACCATCAAGTTCCTCTGGCGCCTGTTCGACGGCGCCCTCGTGGAGTCCGTCCTCATGCGCTACCCCGGGCGGGTGACCCTCTGCGTGTCCTCGCAGGCCGGTTGCGGCATGAACTGCCCGTTCTGCGCCACCGGCCAGGCCGGCCTGACGCGGAACATGTCGACGGCGGAGATCGTGGACCAGGTCGTCGCCGCGAACAGGGCGCTCGCCGAGGGCGCCCTCGGTGATCTGCGCACGGACGGCGGGCACGACGCCGACCGCGTCACCAACATCGTCTTCATGGGCATGGGCGAACCGCTGGCCAACTACAAGCGTGTGATGGCCGCCCTGCACCGTTTCGTCGACGACTCCCCCGAGGGACTCGGCATGTCGGCCCGCAACATCACCGTCTCCACGGTGGGCCTCGTCCCGGCGATCAACAAGCTGGCCGCGGAGTCCCTGCCGGTCACGTTCGCGCTGTCGCTCCACGCGCCCGACGACGAGCTCCGCGACGAGCTCATCCCGGTCAACACGCGCTGGAAGGTGGACGAGGCCCTCGACGCCGCGTACAACTACTACCGGACCACGGGCCGGCGCGTGAGCATCGAGTACGCGCTGATCAAGGACATGAACGACCACGCCTGGCGGGCGGACCTGCTGGCGAAGAAACTCAACCAGCGCGGCCGCGGCTGGGTGCACGTCAATCCGATCCCGCTCAACCCCACGCCCGGGTCCATCTGGACGGCGTCGGAGAAGAGCGTGTCCACCGAGTTCATCAATCGTCTCCGCGCCGCCGGCATCCCGACCACGCTCCGGGACACCCGCGGCAAGGAGATCGACGGCGCCTGCGGGCAGCTCGCCGCCGGCGAGTAG
- the epsC gene encoding serine O-acetyltransferase EpsC, translating into MSFLERLREDLDTARTHDPAARGSLENTVVYSGLHAIWMHRLTHRMWRDERLRFPARVLSQLTRALTGIEIHPAATIGRRFFIDHGMGIVIGGTAEIGDDVMLYQGVTLGGRSLEKIKRHPTIGDRVTIGAGAKVLGPITIGAGSAVGANAVVVKDTPPDSIVTGIPATFRHRDSRRETQPAVDPAEYVDPAIYI; encoded by the coding sequence GTGAGCTTTCTAGAACGACTGCGCGAGGACCTCGACACCGCGCGCACCCACGATCCGGCTGCCCGTGGGTCCCTCGAGAACACCGTGGTGTACTCCGGGCTGCATGCCATCTGGATGCACCGCCTCACCCACCGCATGTGGCGGGACGAGCGGCTGCGCTTCCCGGCGCGCGTGCTGTCGCAGCTCACGCGCGCCCTCACGGGGATCGAGATCCACCCGGCGGCGACCATCGGGCGCCGGTTCTTCATCGACCACGGCATGGGGATCGTGATCGGCGGTACCGCCGAGATCGGTGACGACGTCATGCTGTACCAGGGCGTGACGCTGGGCGGCCGGTCGCTCGAGAAGATCAAGCGGCATCCCACCATCGGCGACCGGGTGACGATCGGCGCCGGCGCGAAGGTGCTGGGGCCCATCACCATCGGCGCGGGGAGCGCGGTCGGCGCGAATGCCGTCGTCGTGAAGGACACCCCGCCCGACTCGATCGTCACCGGCATCCCCGCGACGTTCCGGCACCGGGATTCACGCCGCGAGACGCAGCCCGCGGTGGATCCCGCCGAGTACGTGGACCCGGCCATCTACATCTAG
- the gndA gene encoding NADP-dependent phosphogluconate dehydrogenase, whose protein sequence is MSAQIGVTGLAVMGANLARNLARNGYTVALHNRSVEKTDALLQKHGGDGEFIRTETLQELVDSLEKPRRVLIMVKAGKPVDSVIDQLTPLLEPGDIVIDGGNSHYEDTRRREAALSQQDLHFVGVGVSGGEEGALLGPSIMPGGSRESYDSLGPMLEKISAKYNGEPCCRWIGTDGAGHFVKMVHNGIEYADMQVIGEAFDLLRSGAGIEPADQATIFTDWNTGTLSSFLIEITAEVLAHTDERTGKPFVDVVVDAAGQKGTGRWTVVSALELGSPTSGIAESVFARALSSQLEQRLQAQDILQGHEGTVELPETFVEDVRLALYASKLVSYAQGIDMLTAAAKEYGWELKLDEIASLWRAGCIIRAELLDDIMKAYAVADERPANLLLAPAFAEAIAGAVPAWRRVVATAVQLGIPVPVFSASLAYYDGLRRKRLPAALTQGLRDLFGAHTYNRVDTEGTFHTLWGEDKSEIDAVDTH, encoded by the coding sequence TTGAGCGCACAGATCGGCGTCACAGGCCTGGCAGTCATGGGGGCGAACCTCGCCCGGAACCTCGCCCGCAACGGCTACACCGTGGCACTGCACAACAGGTCGGTGGAGAAGACGGACGCTCTGCTGCAGAAGCACGGCGGGGACGGGGAGTTCATCCGCACGGAGACGCTGCAGGAGCTCGTGGACTCCCTCGAGAAGCCCCGCCGGGTGCTCATCATGGTGAAGGCGGGCAAGCCGGTCGACTCGGTGATCGACCAGCTCACCCCGCTGCTGGAGCCCGGCGACATCGTGATCGACGGCGGCAACTCGCACTACGAGGACACGCGGCGTCGTGAAGCGGCCCTGTCGCAGCAGGACCTGCATTTCGTCGGCGTCGGGGTCTCCGGTGGCGAGGAGGGCGCGCTCCTCGGCCCGTCGATCATGCCCGGCGGGTCCCGGGAGTCCTACGACTCCCTCGGGCCGATGCTCGAGAAGATCTCCGCGAAGTACAACGGGGAGCCGTGCTGCCGCTGGATCGGGACGGACGGCGCGGGCCACTTCGTGAAGATGGTGCACAACGGCATCGAGTACGCCGACATGCAGGTCATCGGCGAGGCGTTCGACCTGCTGCGCTCGGGCGCCGGGATCGAGCCTGCGGACCAGGCGACGATCTTCACGGACTGGAACACCGGCACGCTGTCGTCCTTCCTCATCGAGATCACCGCCGAGGTGCTCGCCCACACCGACGAGCGCACGGGCAAGCCCTTCGTCGACGTCGTCGTCGACGCGGCCGGCCAGAAGGGGACCGGACGCTGGACCGTGGTCTCCGCGCTGGAACTGGGCAGTCCGACCTCGGGCATCGCCGAATCGGTATTCGCTCGTGCGCTGTCCTCGCAGCTCGAGCAGCGGCTCCAGGCCCAGGACATCCTGCAGGGCCACGAGGGCACGGTCGAGCTGCCCGAGACGTTCGTGGAGGACGTGCGGCTCGCCCTCTACGCCTCCAAGCTGGTGAGCTACGCGCAGGGCATCGACATGCTCACCGCGGCGGCCAAGGAGTACGGCTGGGAGCTGAAGCTCGATGAGATCGCGTCGCTGTGGCGTGCAGGGTGCATCATCCGGGCCGAACTGCTCGACGACATCATGAAGGCCTACGCCGTGGCCGACGAGCGTCCGGCCAACCTGCTGCTCGCTCCTGCGTTCGCCGAGGCGATCGCCGGCGCGGTCCCGGCGTGGCGCCGTGTGGTGGCCACCGCCGTCCAGCTGGGCATCCCGGTCCCCGTCTTCTCGGCGTCGCTGGCCTACTACGACGGCCTGCGCCGCAAGCGCCTGCCGGCCGCCCTCACCCAGGGACTCCGGGACCTGTTCGGGGCGCACACCTACAACCGCGTGGACACCGAGGGCACGTTCCACACCCTGTGGGGCGAGGACAAGTCCGAGATCGACGCCGTCGACACGCACTGA
- a CDS encoding acyltransferase family protein codes for MATLRAPTPDDTATRSGAIDALRVLAVVGVVAGHVWSGPLVDAALYTWHVPAFFLLSGYLWKTREPGTRRAVVTEARKRFGTIMTPYCAWLAMTLIVHVALHSHRGTLTPEAVTRPLIGGSLNAGPFGAYWFMTALFISAVMFRALERVPLVLRIALVAGVTILISQFREVLAPLPLSVGVAGAALIFMLAGQGLQHVRGRVRSPVRTGAVCLMAGAALVLSGVPEPLDIKYGELGTPVLSVAVAVLIDVGLLLVLEGLYTRLPEEVHGVSTALAAGCLMVVLTHTYVLWLLDVPEPERSFHVLAAALVLPWAVALILHRTPLSRVLLGMPRAT; via the coding sequence TTGGCGACCCTACGCGCACCGACACCGGACGACACGGCGACCCGATCCGGAGCCATCGATGCCCTACGCGTCCTCGCGGTCGTCGGGGTCGTCGCCGGGCACGTCTGGTCCGGTCCGCTCGTCGACGCCGCCCTGTACACCTGGCACGTGCCCGCGTTCTTCCTGCTCTCCGGGTACCTCTGGAAGACCCGGGAGCCGGGCACCCGTCGGGCGGTCGTGACGGAGGCCAGGAAGCGCTTCGGCACCATCATGACGCCCTACTGCGCATGGCTGGCCATGACCCTGATCGTCCATGTCGCCCTCCACTCCCACCGCGGGACGCTGACGCCGGAGGCCGTGACCCGGCCCCTGATCGGCGGGTCCCTCAACGCAGGGCCGTTCGGCGCGTACTGGTTCATGACCGCCCTGTTCATCTCAGCCGTCATGTTCCGGGCGCTCGAACGTGTTCCCCTCGTCCTCCGGATCGCGCTGGTCGCCGGTGTCACGATCCTCATCTCCCAGTTCCGGGAGGTGCTCGCCCCGCTGCCCCTGTCGGTCGGGGTCGCCGGTGCCGCGCTCATCTTCATGCTCGCGGGCCAGGGACTGCAGCACGTCCGCGGACGGGTGAGGAGCCCGGTCCGGACCGGCGCCGTGTGCCTCATGGCAGGCGCCGCGCTGGTCCTCTCCGGGGTGCCGGAACCGCTGGACATCAAGTACGGGGAGCTCGGCACGCCGGTCCTCAGCGTGGCCGTGGCGGTCCTGATCGACGTCGGCCTCCTGTTGGTGCTCGAGGGTCTGTACACCCGGCTGCCCGAAGAGGTTCATGGGGTCTCCACGGCGCTTGCCGCCGGTTGCCTGATGGTGGTGCTCACCCACACCTACGTCCTCTGGCTGCTCGACGTACCGGAGCCCGAGCGGTCGTTCCACGTCCTGGCTGCGGCACTGGTCCTGCCGTGGGCCGTCGCTCTCATCCTGCATCGCACGCCGCTCTCCCGGGTGCTCCTCGGGATGCCGCGCGCCACCTGA